Proteins co-encoded in one Capnocytophaga ochracea DSM 7271 genomic window:
- the purL gene encoding phosphoribosylformylglycinamidine synthase — MLLFFKNPKNTIYVVATEATLTETDLNKLKWLFGNAQQLPSPTLSGTFIGPRAAMITPWSTNAVEITQNMDIHGITRIEEFHEVTDPNTPFDPMLFERYNDLTQDSFTIDIQPQTTLEIDDIEAYNQQEGLALSAEEVAYLQNLSQQLGRKLTDSEVFGFSQINSEHCRHKIFNGTFVIDGEEKPSTLFKLIKKTSLEHPNSIVSAYKDNVAFIKGATVDQFAPKSADKPDFYEVKPFEAVLSLKAETHNFPTTVEPFNGAATGSGGEIRDRLAGGQGSLPLAGTAVYMTAYPRLEEDRPWEKGMAERQWLYQTPMDILIKASNGASDFGNKFGQPLITGSLFTFEHEEGGRKLGFDKVIMQAGGVGYAKASQAIKHTPKEGDKIVILGGENYRIGMGGAAVSSANTGAFGAGIELNAVQRSNPEMQKRAANAIRAMVESDENPIVSIHDHGAGGHLNCLSELIEETGGKIDLDKLPVGDPTLSDKEIIGNESQERMGLVLPEKAIAKLKTIADRERAPMYEVGVVTSDKHFSIASAKKGTHPMDLDLSALFGSSPKTVMTDETVITNYEELHYYASQLQNYLVQVLQLESVACKDWLTNKVDRCVGGKVAKQQCVGALQLPLNNVGVMALDYNGKEGIATSIGHSPLTALISPTAGSRNAIAEALTNIVWAPLKDGLQSVSLSANWMWACRNKGEDARLYEAVEAASNFAIELGINIPTGKDSLSMKQKYPEGGDVIAPGTVIISAAAHCTDVQKVVEPVLKRNGGNIYYINFSSAHFELGGSAFAQVLNKIGDKAPTVTDAEGFKIAFNVLQSLIKEGKIQAGHDIGSGGLITTLLEMCFAENDLGATIDLSGLSADEDLIKTLFAENAGVVIQADSSVEATLEENFLEWANIGEVTISQELTIHHFGKSYHFNIPELRDVWYLTSYLLDKQQTQNDKATERYQNYSEQPLQYTFPAHFTGEKPARPAGKRPIAAVIREKGSNSEREMANALYLAGFDVKDVHTTDLISGRETLEDVQFIGAVGGFSNSDVLGSAKGWAGALLYNEQAKKALDNFFARPDTLSVGICNGCQLFMELEVINPEHAEHGKMWHNDSGKHESGFVSVSIPENNSVMLSSLAGSTLGVWISHGEGKFHLPLAETEYNIVGKYAYQEYPANPNGSDYNTAMLCDKTGRHLVTMPHIERSVFPWQWAYYPSEKTAVSPWLEAFINARKWIEARNAK, encoded by the coding sequence ATGCTTCTTTTCTTTAAAAACCCCAAAAACACTATCTATGTGGTAGCGACCGAAGCTACCCTTACTGAGACCGACCTCAACAAACTGAAATGGCTGTTTGGCAATGCCCAGCAACTCCCCTCCCCTACCCTTAGCGGTACTTTCATCGGACCCCGTGCGGCGATGATTACCCCTTGGAGTACCAATGCGGTAGAAATTACCCAAAATATGGACATTCACGGGATTACCCGCATCGAGGAGTTTCACGAGGTAACCGACCCCAATACGCCTTTCGACCCTATGCTCTTTGAGCGATACAACGATCTTACCCAAGATAGTTTTACTATCGATATTCAACCGCAAACAACACTCGAAATCGATGATATCGAGGCATATAACCAGCAAGAAGGACTTGCGCTAAGCGCCGAAGAAGTTGCCTATCTGCAAAATCTCTCTCAACAACTCGGGCGCAAACTCACCGACTCGGAAGTGTTTGGCTTCTCGCAAATCAACTCCGAACACTGCCGCCATAAAATCTTCAACGGCACTTTTGTTATCGACGGTGAGGAAAAACCTTCTACCCTCTTCAAACTCATTAAAAAGACATCACTAGAACACCCTAATAGCATTGTTTCGGCTTATAAGGACAATGTAGCTTTCATCAAAGGGGCTACCGTCGACCAATTCGCACCCAAAAGTGCCGATAAACCTGATTTCTACGAGGTGAAACCTTTTGAGGCAGTGCTCTCACTCAAAGCCGAAACCCACAACTTCCCCACTACGGTAGAGCCTTTCAACGGGGCTGCTACAGGTTCGGGAGGTGAAATACGCGACCGTCTTGCTGGCGGACAAGGTTCTTTGCCTTTGGCAGGGACGGCTGTGTATATGACGGCTTACCCTCGCTTAGAAGAAGACCGCCCTTGGGAAAAAGGAATGGCAGAACGCCAATGGTTGTACCAAACGCCAATGGATATCCTCATCAAAGCCTCTAACGGGGCAAGCGATTTTGGTAATAAGTTTGGGCAACCGCTCATTACGGGCTCACTCTTCACCTTTGAACACGAAGAAGGCGGACGCAAATTAGGCTTTGACAAAGTGATTATGCAAGCAGGAGGCGTGGGGTATGCCAAAGCTTCACAAGCCATAAAGCACACCCCCAAGGAAGGCGACAAAATAGTTATCTTGGGCGGTGAAAACTACCGCATCGGGATGGGAGGTGCGGCAGTATCATCGGCTAATACGGGGGCTTTTGGCGCAGGTATTGAGCTCAATGCAGTACAGCGTTCTAACCCCGAAATGCAAAAACGCGCTGCCAATGCTATCCGCGCAATGGTAGAATCGGACGAGAATCCTATCGTTTCTATACACGACCACGGGGCTGGCGGACACCTCAACTGCCTTTCAGAACTCATAGAAGAAACCGGTGGTAAAATCGACTTAGACAAACTGCCCGTAGGCGACCCTACCCTATCGGACAAGGAAATTATAGGTAACGAATCACAAGAGCGTATGGGATTGGTATTGCCCGAAAAGGCTATTGCTAAACTGAAAACCATTGCCGACCGCGAGCGTGCGCCTATGTACGAAGTGGGTGTGGTTACCAGCGACAAGCATTTCAGCATTGCCTCTGCAAAAAAAGGTACCCACCCAATGGATTTAGACCTTAGCGCGCTCTTTGGTAGTTCGCCAAAAACGGTAATGACCGATGAAACAGTAATTACTAACTACGAAGAGTTACACTACTATGCAAGTCAGTTACAGAACTATTTGGTACAAGTACTCCAATTAGAAAGTGTGGCTTGTAAAGACTGGCTTACTAACAAGGTAGACCGTTGTGTAGGGGGCAAAGTCGCCAAACAACAATGTGTAGGCGCACTACAACTTCCCTTGAACAACGTTGGGGTTATGGCTTTAGACTACAATGGCAAAGAAGGAATCGCTACCAGCATAGGTCATTCGCCTCTTACAGCACTCATCAGTCCTACCGCAGGCAGTCGCAATGCCATTGCCGAAGCATTGACTAACATTGTTTGGGCGCCACTAAAAGACGGCTTGCAAAGTGTATCGCTATCCGCCAACTGGATGTGGGCGTGCCGCAATAAAGGAGAAGACGCGCGTTTGTACGAAGCTGTAGAAGCCGCTTCTAATTTCGCAATTGAATTGGGTATCAATATCCCTACCGGTAAAGATTCCCTATCAATGAAACAAAAATACCCCGAAGGAGGTGATGTGATTGCCCCTGGTACGGTAATTATTTCGGCGGCTGCCCATTGTACTGACGTGCAAAAAGTAGTTGAACCTGTATTGAAACGCAATGGAGGCAACATTTATTATATCAACTTCTCAAGCGCTCATTTTGAATTAGGAGGTTCGGCTTTTGCCCAAGTATTAAACAAAATAGGCGACAAAGCCCCTACCGTAACAGATGCTGAAGGCTTTAAAATAGCTTTCAACGTATTACAATCACTGATAAAAGAAGGAAAAATACAAGCAGGACACGACATTGGTAGCGGCGGACTTATCACAACGCTCTTAGAGATGTGCTTTGCAGAAAACGACTTAGGGGCTACCATTGATTTGAGCGGACTTTCAGCCGATGAAGACCTTATCAAAACCCTTTTTGCTGAAAATGCAGGGGTAGTAATTCAAGCCGATAGCAGTGTTGAAGCTACTTTAGAAGAAAACTTCTTAGAATGGGCTAATATAGGCGAAGTAACTATTTCACAAGAACTTACTATTCACCATTTCGGAAAATCATACCATTTCAATATCCCCGAATTGCGCGATGTGTGGTACCTCACTTCTTATCTGTTAGATAAACAACAAACGCAAAATGACAAGGCGACCGAGCGTTATCAAAACTACTCTGAACAGCCTCTACAATACACTTTCCCAGCGCATTTCACGGGTGAAAAACCCGCACGCCCCGCAGGCAAACGCCCTATAGCGGCAGTGATACGCGAAAAGGGTAGCAATTCCGAGCGCGAAATGGCAAATGCCCTATACTTAGCAGGCTTTGATGTGAAAGACGTGCATACCACCGACCTTATCAGCGGACGTGAAACCTTAGAAGATGTACAATTTATAGGGGCTGTAGGTGGTTTCTCTAATTCCGATGTCTTAGGTAGTGCCAAAGGTTGGGCAGGTGCTTTGCTCTACAACGAGCAAGCTAAAAAAGCGTTAGACAACTTCTTTGCCCGACCCGACACCCTTTCAGTAGGTATCTGCAATGGCTGTCAGTTGTTTATGGAGTTAGAAGTCATCAACCCTGAGCACGCAGAACACGGTAAAATGTGGCATAACGATAGTGGCAAGCACGAAAGTGGCTTTGTATCGGTAAGCATTCCAGAGAACAACTCGGTGATGCTCTCCTCTCTTGCAGGCAGTACCTTAGGGGTATGGATATCACACGGCGAAGGAAAATTCCACTTGCCATTGGCAGAAACCGAATATAATATCGTAGGTAAATACGCTTATCAGGAGTACCCTGCCAACCCTAATGGCTCTGATTACAACACGGCTATGTTATGCGACAAAACAGGGCGACATTTGGTAACGATGCCTCACATAGAGCGTTCAGTTTTTCCTTGGCAATGGGCGTACTATCCGAGTGAAAAAACAGCAGTTAGTCCTTGGTTAGAGGCGTTTATCAATGCCCGCAAGTGGATTGAAGCACGTAATGCCAAATAA
- a CDS encoding hemolysin family protein, which produces MEPISVIIILTTLVLSAFFSGFEIAYVSSNKVHVEILKKQEGVIANVLTKLTRKPSKLLATMLVGNNVALVVYGFEMGKVMTVLLPPFFQNVLWHTIISTLIILITAEFMPKVFFQIYANQLLKVFAIPAYFFYLLFYPFSSFVMWISDFVLRVFFKTKGDYVPLSFSKVELVDYISEQMENAPKKEEVDSEVQMFQNALEFSGVKAREIMIPRTEIVAVELNESIENLIATFVSSGFSKILIYNENIDDILGYVHSFDMFKKPKAIKEVLIPIVNIPETIQINEVLNILTRKRKSMAVVLDEYGGTSGIVTLEDIVEELFGEIEDEHDKDKFIEEQISDTEYLFSARLEVEYLNETYHLDIPESEEYETLGGFIVLHNEGIPTQGEVIEIPPFTFTIEACSQTKIETVRLTVNNE; this is translated from the coding sequence ATGGAGCCTATTTCTGTAATAATTATTCTTACTACACTCGTGCTTTCAGCCTTCTTTTCGGGGTTTGAAATCGCTTACGTGTCGTCTAACAAAGTACACGTAGAAATCCTTAAAAAGCAAGAAGGAGTGATTGCTAATGTGCTTACCAAACTCACCCGAAAGCCTTCTAAACTGCTGGCTACTATGCTTGTGGGCAATAACGTAGCCCTTGTAGTGTATGGGTTTGAAATGGGTAAGGTAATGACAGTTCTTCTGCCTCCTTTCTTCCAAAATGTGCTTTGGCATACCATTATCTCTACCCTCATAATTCTCATCACGGCAGAGTTTATGCCCAAAGTGTTCTTCCAGATTTATGCAAACCAACTCCTGAAAGTATTTGCTATTCCTGCGTACTTTTTCTATCTGCTGTTCTATCCGTTTTCCAGCTTTGTGATGTGGATATCCGATTTTGTCTTACGCGTATTCTTCAAAACGAAAGGCGATTATGTGCCTCTTTCGTTCTCTAAAGTAGAGCTGGTAGATTATATCTCCGAACAGATGGAAAACGCTCCTAAAAAAGAAGAGGTAGATAGTGAGGTGCAGATGTTCCAAAACGCCTTGGAGTTCTCGGGCGTAAAAGCACGTGAAATAATGATTCCGCGTACTGAAATAGTAGCCGTGGAGCTCAATGAATCTATTGAAAATCTTATTGCTACCTTTGTATCATCAGGGTTTTCCAAAATATTGATATACAACGAAAATATAGATGATATTTTGGGTTACGTGCACTCTTTCGATATGTTCAAGAAACCAAAAGCCATCAAGGAAGTGCTTATTCCTATTGTGAATATCCCTGAAACTATCCAGATAAACGAAGTACTAAACATTCTCACCCGCAAACGCAAGAGTATGGCAGTAGTGCTCGATGAGTATGGTGGTACTTCGGGCATTGTAACCTTAGAAGATATCGTAGAAGAACTCTTTGGCGAAATAGAAGACGAGCACGACAAAGATAAGTTTATAGAAGAACAAATATCCGATACTGAATACCTTTTTTCAGCGCGTTTGGAGGTCGAATACCTCAATGAAACTTATCATTTGGATATCCCAGAAAGCGAGGAATACGAAACACTTGGAGGTTTTATAGTGCTTCATAACGAAGGAATTCCTACTCAAGGCGAAGTGATAGAAATCCCTCCTTTTACCTTCACTATCGAAGCCTGCTCACAGACTAAAATAGAAACCGTAAGACTTACCGTGAATAACGAATAG
- a CDS encoding Fic family protein, with product MKVSEAISITDKLFELYKKKIEVNIPLSLSKIKEIPLTKESFQFYTAVSSMASSKIEGEVLDIDSYLKHKLNGVIYQKNLVEKPNDVFAAYTFAQNSPLTVANLLKAHKIITKNLLTASSQGKVRTSDMIIRDVAKGIVIYEACAKEEVKSEFDAFCNFLEELIKRTLSVQETFFYASLLHLFLVKIHPFDDGNGRTARLLEKWFLAEKIGKNAWFIPSEMNYWEQRETYYKNIALLGFFYEKLNYNNSIPFLLMLPNFLKNTTQ from the coding sequence ATGAAAGTCTCTGAAGCAATTAGTATCACAGATAAATTATTTGAGCTCTACAAAAAAAAGATAGAGGTAAACATTCCTCTATCTCTCTCAAAAATAAAAGAAATACCTCTTACAAAGGAGAGTTTTCAGTTCTATACGGCTGTTTCTTCTATGGCTTCTTCGAAAATTGAAGGAGAAGTATTAGACATCGATAGCTATTTGAAACATAAATTAAATGGAGTAATTTATCAAAAAAACTTAGTTGAAAAACCTAATGATGTATTTGCTGCCTACACTTTTGCTCAGAACTCCCCCCTTACTGTTGCTAACTTACTGAAAGCGCATAAAATTATTACAAAGAATTTGCTAACCGCCAGTTCACAAGGAAAAGTGCGTACTTCGGATATGATTATACGCGATGTGGCAAAAGGAATCGTTATCTATGAAGCCTGCGCTAAGGAAGAAGTGAAAAGTGAGTTTGACGCTTTTTGTAATTTCTTAGAAGAGCTCATAAAACGAACATTATCTGTACAGGAAACGTTCTTCTATGCCTCATTATTGCACTTATTTTTAGTAAAGATACACCCTTTTGACGATGGTAACGGGCGTACAGCGCGCTTGCTCGAAAAATGGTTCTTAGCTGAAAAAATAGGTAAAAATGCTTGGTTTATACCCTCTGAAATGAATTATTGGGAACAGCGTGAAACTTACTACAAGAATATAGCTCTGTTAGGGTTCTTTTACGAAAAACTGAATTATAATAACAGCATACCTTTCTTACTAATGCTACCTAACTTTTTGAAAAATACTACTCAATAA